One Panicum virgatum strain AP13 chromosome 9K, P.virgatum_v5, whole genome shotgun sequence genomic region harbors:
- the LOC120649054 gene encoding nucleolar protein 12-like yields MAKKPKDPAPEAAGGASPDATIRSLFSADNPFRRKASTEEPPAAPPATPPRKHPSPDAEAAEPSSKKKKRNEEGPQRKRKRDEVEAGRGRRSGAGKEKPPSVGNKRKAPDDAAGGAGEDDEETFDDETKLLRTVFVGNLPLRTKRKVLTKEFAAFGEIESVRIRSVPLVDTKLTRKGAVLQGKVNELVDNVHAYIVFKDEQSARTALSHNMALFGGNHIRVDMACPPCKKLRGEGPLYDRKRTVFVGNLPFDVKDEELYQLFCGSSGSEGDVEAIRVIRDPNSSLGKGIAYVLFKTREAANAIVRKRDMKIRDRTLRLTHAKQVDTTPKKTSEAQKKKRLPKHKEVSTPGSKSNEGSDKAKRKASALSYQGLRSSKSGVVKKVKVNQHPSNQGKQSKTNETGASAHKGKRPAVAARKAKQLAKKRKLDASTPENTHRSKKPRK; encoded by the exons atggcgaAGAAGCCCAAGGACCCAGCCcccgaggcggcgggcggcgcctctCCGGACGCAACCATCCGCTCCCTCTTCTCCGCGGACAACCCGTTCCGCAGGAAGGCCTCTACGGAGGAGCCCCCTGCTGCTCCGCCCGCGACGCCCCCTCGCAAGCACCCCAGCCCAGACGCCGAGGCTGCCGAGCCGTcctcgaagaagaagaagcgcaacGAGGAGGGGCCGCAGCGCAAGCGGAAGCGGGACGAGGTCGAggccggccgcgggcggcggagTGGCGCGGGCAAGGAGAAGCCGCCCAGCGTTGGGAACAAGAGGAAGGCCCCCGACGATGCCGCGGGCGGGGCgggggaggacgacgaggagacGTTCGACGACGAGACCAAGCTGCTCAGGACGGTCTTCGTGGGGAACCTGCCGCTGCGGACCAAGCGCAAGGTGCTCACCAAGGAGTTCGCGGCGTTCGGAGAGATCGAGTCCGTCAGGATCCGCTCCGTGCCACTGGTCGAC ACCAAGCTTACGAGGAAAGGGGCTGTTTTACAGGGGAAGGTCAATGAATTGGTCGACAA TGTGCATGCCTACATTGTCTTCAAAGATGAGCAGTCTGCACGCACTGCTTTGTCCCATAACATGGCACTG TTCGGTGGCAATCACATCCGTGTTGATATGGCATGCCCCCCTTGTAAAAAGCTTCGAGGAGAAGGACCTCTTTATGACAGAAAGAGGACTGTGTTTGTTGGGAACCTTCCATTTGATGTAAAG GATGAAGAGCTCTACCAGCTGTTCTGCGGTTCCAGTGGATCAGAAGGTGATGTAGAGGCTATACGTGTTATCAGAGATCCAAATTCAAGCCTAGGGAAGGGTATCGCATATGTTTTGTTCAAAACTAGG GAAGCTGCTAATGCTATTGTAAGGAAACGGGATATGAAGATCCGAGACCGCACTTTGAGGCTCAcccatgcaaaacaggttgataCAACACCAAAGAAGACATCAGAAGCCCAGAAGAAGAAGCGCCTGCCAAAACACAAGGAGGTTTCAACACCAGGCAGCAAATCTAACGAAGGCAGTGACAAAGCGAAACGTAAGGCATCAGCTTTGTCCTATCAGGGACTGAGATCAAGCAAATCTGGTGTGGTGAAGAAGGTGAAAGTGAACCAGCATCCCAGCAACCAAGGGAAGCAGAGCAAAACTAATGAAACTGGAGCTAGTGCTCATAAAGGGAAGCGACCTGCTGTGGCTGCAAGAAAGGCGAAGCAACTAGCCAAGAAACGCAAGTTAGATGCTTCAACTCCTGAGAATACGCACAGGAGCAAAAAACCAAGGAAGTAA
- the LOC120649055 gene encoding exosome complex exonuclease RRP46 homolog, with translation MEGTSRADGRNPNQLRPFSCTGNPLNRAHGSARWAQGDTVVLAAVYGPKPGTRKGENPEKASIEVVWKPKTGQIGRQEREYEMTLKRTLQSICVLTVHPNTTTSVVLQVVGDDGSLLPCAINASCAALAFAGIPLKHLAVAIGCGVMENGAVILDTNMAEEQQLKSFAHLVFPSSRKSVDSKEAKQKDEEFERGLITSISHGVMSEDDYLNCIERGLAASSRISDFMRKTLQKEASSVGA, from the exons atgGAGGGAACTAGCCGCGCGGACGGGAGGAACCCAAACCAGCTCCGGCCCTTCAGCTGCACCGGCAACCCGCTCAACCGCGCCCACGGCTCCGCTCGCTGGGCGCAGGGCGACACCGTCGTGCTGGCCGCCGTCTACGGGCCCAAGCCGGGGACCAGGAAGGGAGAGAACCCCGAGAAGGCCTCCATCGAGGTCGTCTGGAAGCCCAAGACCGGCCAGATCG GAAGGCAGGAGAGGGAGTATGAGATGACACTCAAGAGGACGTTGCAGAGCATCTGCGTGCTCACCGTTCATCCAAACACCACCACCTCTGTCGTGCTTCAG gttgTGGGTGATGATGGCTCT CTTCTACCTTGCGCAATTAACGCTTCCTGTGCTGCCCTTGCATTTGCTGGCATCCCTTTGAAACATCTTGCAG TGGCAATTGGTTGTGGGGTGATGGAGAATGGTGCGGTTATTTTGGACACAAACATGGCAGAAGAGCAG CAATTGAAGTCCTTTGCTCATCTGGTGTTCCCCAGTTCACGCAAGTCGGTGGATTCGAAGGAAGCAAAACAGAAAGACGAGGAGTTTGAGCGAGGATTGATAACCTCAATCTCCCATGGAGTGATGTCTG AGGATGACTACTTGAACTGCATAGAGAGAGGTCTTGCGGCGTCCTCACGGATCTCGGATTTTATGAGGAAGACTCTACAGAAGGAGGCGTCATCTGTAGGTGCTTGA
- the LOC120649056 gene encoding protein NUCLEAR FUSION DEFECTIVE 2-like has product MATPPSPIIRCLLLLLVAFPSHPRATAAEGPAPLSSSPFDAALAKLQARIGYAFRAPDLLRRAMTHASYSRENGRALAVLGLTAAQSAAALGALTADNDAAASAVSRRASEAASETACAAAGTHVGIPAIVRVASRTSASAAPVVCGALRALIGAVAVDANSTDAAVEVFWRLHVLTAAAAAAAM; this is encoded by the coding sequence ATGGCGACTCCACCATCACCGATCAtccgctgcctcctcctcctcctcgtcgccttcCCCTCTCACCCGCGGGCTACGGCTGCCGAGGGGCCTGCGCCGCTGTCCTCCTCCCCGTTCGACGCCGCGTTGGCGAAGCTCCAGGCGCGGATCGGCTACGCCTTCCGCGCGCCGGACCTCCTCCGCCGGGCCATGACCCACGCCTCCTACTCCCGCGAGAacggccgcgcgctcgccgtccTGGGCCTCACCGCCGCCCAGTccgccgcggcgctcggcgccCTCACCGCCGACAACGACGCCGCGGCCTCCGCAGTGTCGCGCCGCGCCAGCGAGGCGGCCTCCGAGACCGCTTGCGCCGCTGCGGGGACGCACGTCGGGATCCCGGCCATCGTGCGCGTCGCTAGCCGCACCAGCGCGTCCGCGGCACCCGTCGTCTGCGGCGCGCTTCGGGCGCTCatcggcgccgtcgccgtcgacgcAAATAGCacggacgccgccgtggaggtgtTCTGGAGGCTGCACGTGCTcacagctgctgctgccgccgccgccatgtga